CCGGATTCGAACTTGACAATAAACCGCCAAGCGGCTATTAAATACGCCATTCGTAAGTTAAAAAGTAATTTCATCGGGGCTGTAATATTGCGCCTGTAGCTCAGCTGGATAGAGCAACGGATTTCTAATCCGTCGGTCCCGGGTTCGAATCCCTGCAGGCGTACCAATAAAAACAAGGGGTTAGCCTGATAAGGTTAGCCCCTTGTTTTGTTTTTGCTAACCTATAGCTAACATAAAACATTCCCCATATCCCCCTCCCCAAAGACTCTCCCCATATATCAAATAATTCCCATTAGTTGTGACAAATATTATTAAAATCACCTTTTCACTCAATATCACCATTCATCACCAAGCAAAATCCCGATTAATTTGATCAAACATTTCCCCCCCAGAATAGCCTATTTTGATCCGTACCCATAGCCTATGACTGGATTGTATTAGTTATTTTAGTGATTTAAGGTGGCCCAAAGCAAAATAATGAAAGGGAGTTTATCACAAAATGGAACGCCGATTATTGACGGCAAACGAGGTAGCGGAGCTTCTGCGAACGACCCCTGGAAACTTATCCTGTGTTTAAATTCATGCATGTGTTCCTGCCTACCCGTGCCGCTGGATCCTGGCGATAATATTCCTGCAATACTCGATAGAGATCGGGAGAATGTTCCTTTAATCGGATTGGTCGGTCAAAGAATTCTTCCGTGGCGACAGAAACGAATTCAGCTTCATTGGTGGCACCGTAGGCATTGAGGAATGATTTCCTGCCGGCTTTGACCTCACTTTTCAGGCGCAGGTATTCCCTTGAACAGGTAACAACCCAGTCCTGAAATTCAGCTCGATCTCTCAAAGGGGGAGTCCCATCGGCGGCGCCATCCAGCATATCAAGTTTATGGGCAAATTCATGATAGACCACATTATGACCCTGTTCCGGGTGGCGGCTATCGCTCAGAATGGCATCCCAGATGAGAATAACCGGCCCTTGCTGGAAGGCTTGTCCGATAATGGGATGGGCGGTTTCAACTGGTTCTAAAGCAATCTCAAAATGACCGAGTTTTCGCTTGGGAGGAATGACAGTAGATGGGTAAACCAGGATGGTCAAGACGTTCCGATAGAATTCATGTGGCAGGCCGAGAAGAAGAAGGCATGCCTGGGCTGATACCTTCTGGAATAGGAGATCTCCTGAGCCCTATACAAGGGGAAGGGATCAGAAAACAACCGACTAATGAATGGTAAGATAAATCTTTATTGATACATTTTAGCGGGTGTGTTAGCTTCATCACGGATAGCTCGTAGCAAAGAGGTTTCATTATGATTCCAACTCGTTCTGGCAAAGAAAGAAGAAGTAATAAAAATAGAAGAGAATTAAACGATGCAAATTATAATGGGCCAGAGCGGAGAATTATCCCCGATCGACGATCTCATAACAATAGGAGGAATTTTGAAGTATTGCCATTTTTCGATAAGATAAATAAAAAGCCCCACCCCTAATCTTCAAACTTCTTCCATGCTAAAAAAACACCTTTTGTCATATCCAGAGAATCGGACCAGCCACAGAATCAAAACTGTGGTCAGCAGGGATTCACGACTGGGACCAATTCCTTCAGTCACCAAATATTCCCCTTTCCAAATCCAGAATCCTGGCCATTTCCCAAGAGCTCGAAGAATCACAAAAACAGTTGGCCAACGGGAATCCCCACTACTTTGTCCAGCACCTTCCAGTCAATCAGTACTGGCGATTATTCACCCATTTCCGGGATACCATTGCCTATCTTGATACCGAGACCACGGGTTTGGAAAATTGGTGTAATGAGATAACGACCATAGCTTTATATGACGGTCAGACAGTCGATACCTATGTCAAGGGTCGGAATCTTAATGATTTTGTTCATGATATTCAACGGTTTAAAATCATAGTGACCTACAACGGTCGGTGCTTCGATGTCCCTTTTATTGAGCGATATTTCCGGATTAAGCTTGATCAAGTCCATATTGACCTCAGATTTGTTTTAAAAAGTCTTGGATATTCCGGTGGTTTGAAAGGATGCGAAAGACAACTGGAGATTGATCGGGGAGAATTATCCGATGTGGACGGGTTTTACGCAGTGGTCTTACGGGAAACATACAAGAGCACCGGTCACCAGAAATCCTTGGAGATGCTTTTCGTGTTACCTCCCAGTGAAATGTTTTAACTTTCATTCAAATCCCAGAGACATAATCCAAGCCGCGCATTGGAGCACCTCTTTAATTCTAATATACGAGCGGCTATTGTTAATGTCAACAGGTCGGCCAACAAAATAAAAATGGTCAGAAGGCAGATGTAAGCGGTAGCCACTTTTGATTCTGGTTATCCCTGATCTTCCTAACCCTTCCAGGAAGGGTTATCTTTGGTAACGCATATAAGTGAGTGGTAATAGTTTCTGAGCCGGTATATGACGTTAATGGGTGTAAGCTGAATTAGTATGATGGCGGCTACTTTACAGTGTACCCACGACCATCAAGACAGGCACTCTCCGCACGTCGATAGTTTGCACGTTGGGTTTCCGGCAGGGATTTGATAATAACAGTCCATTCCTCCATACTAACTT
Above is a window of Deltaproteobacteria bacterium DNA encoding:
- a CDS encoding ribonuclease H-like domain-containing protein, whose amino-acid sequence is MANGNPHYFVQHLPVNQYWRLFTHFRDTIAYLDTETTGLENWCNEITTIALYDGQTVDTYVKGRNLNDFVHDIQRFKIIVTYNGRCFDVPFIERYFRIKLDQVHIDLRFVLKSLGYSGGLKGCERQLEIDRGELSDVDGFYAVVLRETYKSTGHQKSLEMLFVLPPSEMF